The following proteins are encoded in a genomic region of Pelodictyon phaeoclathratiforme BU-1:
- a CDS encoding endonuclease MutS2, whose product MNAVSLKKLEFDKVANYATQFCLSAMGRDRLLEAVPQVGREALVAELERVLELRNLLQEGSALPFSWLPDTRPLLKKLEILESYLEPEELQDIHHLLFSSVQLRKFMFLNREVYPLLNEFTIRLWLEKSLQASIRRIIDEQSRVRDTASEALLMIRRELSGSRELIRRKMERLLRRCQESGWLMEDTIAIKNGRLTLGLRVEYKYKIAGYIQDYSGSGQTVFIEPAETLEISNRIQDLEISERREIERILKEMTEELRPEIENLRYNETILGEFDALYARARFAVETNSVLPGIAKGHSLRIVKGFHPWLLISHHQKEVLPLDLDLDEDDRVLVISGPNAGGKSVAMKTAGLLCCMLVHGYLLPCSESSVFPLFGDIFIEIGDDQSIENDLSTFSSHLGAIKTILDVAGSSDLVLIDELCAGTDVEEGGAIARAVMEELLNRGTKTIVTTHLGDLKAYAHEREGVVNGAMEFNRAGLVPTFRFVKGLPGNSFAFAMMKRMGFPETMVERASGFMQDERIGLDRMLDDLSRLFEENRLLKQQLEAERADLAARELSLRTEEARMERKRRDLKLGASRELQKEVESARKEIKEIVQEVKSTPTDAKAVQEARKKLGLKKQEAEKSELSLRAEAEMAVPLDRTIREGDLVRILDTSTSGEVESVNQESVVVLCGNFRLTTSLKNLEKTSKTQAKKIHKEPLPRQQKVSWSATTSGVESTKLDLRGLSGDEAIMKIDRFIDTMRLNRIHSAMILHGKGTGSLRQRTAEFLQQHSAVKSFRLGEWGEGGAGVTVVELE is encoded by the coding sequence ATGAATGCCGTTAGCCTGAAAAAACTCGAATTTGATAAAGTTGCCAACTACGCAACGCAGTTCTGCCTCTCCGCGATGGGGCGCGACCGGCTTCTTGAGGCTGTGCCGCAGGTTGGTCGTGAAGCGCTGGTAGCGGAGCTTGAACGGGTGCTTGAGTTACGCAATCTGCTGCAGGAGGGGAGTGCGCTCCCTTTTTCCTGGTTGCCGGATACGCGCCCGCTCCTGAAAAAACTGGAAATTCTTGAGAGTTATCTTGAGCCGGAGGAGTTGCAGGATATTCATCATCTGCTCTTTTCATCGGTGCAGTTGCGCAAGTTCATGTTCCTCAACCGTGAGGTTTATCCGCTGCTGAATGAGTTCACCATCAGGCTCTGGCTTGAGAAGAGTTTGCAGGCCTCTATCCGACGGATTATTGATGAGCAGTCGAGGGTGCGTGATACGGCCAGCGAGGCGCTTCTGATGATCCGCCGTGAGCTGAGTGGCAGCCGTGAGCTGATCCGTCGGAAGATGGAGCGGCTGCTCAGGCGTTGCCAGGAGAGTGGCTGGCTGATGGAGGATACGATAGCCATCAAGAACGGGCGGCTGACGCTTGGCCTCAGGGTGGAGTACAAGTACAAGATAGCGGGCTACATCCAGGATTATTCGGGGAGCGGGCAGACGGTTTTTATTGAGCCTGCCGAAACGCTTGAGATCAGTAACCGCATTCAGGATCTGGAGATCAGTGAGCGGAGGGAGATTGAGCGCATTCTGAAGGAGATGACTGAAGAGCTGCGGCCCGAGATTGAAAACCTAAGGTATAATGAAACTATCCTCGGTGAGTTTGATGCCTTGTATGCACGGGCACGCTTTGCCGTTGAAACGAACTCGGTGCTTCCCGGTATTGCCAAAGGGCATTCGCTGCGCATTGTGAAGGGGTTTCATCCCTGGCTCCTGATTTCGCATCATCAAAAAGAGGTTTTGCCGCTCGATCTTGATCTGGATGAGGATGACCGGGTGCTTGTGATTTCAGGCCCCAATGCGGGTGGAAAATCGGTGGCGATGAAGACGGCCGGTCTGCTCTGTTGTATGCTGGTGCACGGCTATCTGCTGCCCTGCAGCGAGAGCTCGGTTTTTCCTCTTTTTGGCGATATTTTTATTGAGATTGGCGACGATCAGTCGATTGAGAATGACCTTTCCACCTTCAGTTCCCATCTTGGCGCCATCAAAACCATTCTTGATGTTGCCGGGAGCAGTGATCTGGTGCTGATTGATGAGCTCTGCGCCGGAACTGATGTGGAGGAGGGTGGAGCCATTGCCCGTGCGGTGATGGAGGAGCTGCTCAATCGAGGCACCAAAACCATTGTGACCACCCATCTCGGCGATTTGAAGGCCTATGCCCATGAGCGCGAGGGAGTGGTCAACGGCGCGATGGAGTTCAACCGGGCAGGGCTGGTGCCTACCTTCCGTTTTGTCAAGGGGTTGCCGGGCAACAGCTTTGCCTTTGCAATGATGAAGCGGATGGGGTTTCCTGAAACCATGGTTGAGCGGGCATCGGGATTTATGCAGGATGAGCGTATCGGGCTTGATCGGATGCTTGATGACCTGAGCCGCCTCTTTGAGGAGAATCGCCTGCTGAAGCAGCAGCTTGAGGCAGAGCGGGCGGATCTTGCGGCACGCGAACTCTCCCTGCGCACTGAGGAGGCTCGAATGGAGCGGAAGCGCAGGGATCTGAAACTTGGCGCCTCAAGGGAACTCCAGAAAGAGGTGGAATCTGCCAGAAAAGAGATCAAAGAGATTGTTCAGGAGGTCAAGAGCACACCAACTGACGCAAAAGCCGTGCAGGAGGCCAGAAAAAAACTTGGATTGAAAAAGCAGGAGGCTGAAAAGAGTGAGCTTTCTCTTCGGGCTGAAGCCGAAATGGCAGTGCCTCTTGATCGGACTATCCGTGAGGGTGACCTGGTCAGGATTCTTGATACGAGTACCTCCGGTGAGGTTGAGAGTGTTAATCAGGAGAGTGTGGTGGTGCTGTGCGGTAATTTCAGGTTGACCACATCGCTCAAAAATCTTGAGAAAACATCAAAAACTCAGGCTAAAAAAATTCACAAGGAGCCTTTGCCCCGGCAGCAAAAGGTCTCCTGGTCGGCTACGACTTCAGGTGTTGAATCAACAAAGCTTGATTTGCGGGGGCTCAGTGGTGATGAGGCGATCATGAAAATTGACCGGTTTATTGATACGATGCGCCTTAACCGTATTCATTCAGCGATGATCCTTCATGGCAAGGGAACCGGATCACTCCGGCAGAGGACGGCGGAGTTCCTGCAGCAGCACAGCGCGGTCAAGAGTTTTCGTCTTGGTGAGTGGGGCGAAGGAGGGGCTGGAGTGACGGTGGTGGAGCTGGAGTAA
- a CDS encoding alpha-amylase family glycosyl hydrolase has product MFPLVYEINTRIWLQKLSREHNRPVTLGNIPDSAFNFFTSCNFDMVWLMGVWKPSQYSKAIATAHPGLRSSFLEHIALIEPGDIASSPYSIPSYTVNDALGGEEELIVFREKLRDYGIKLMLDYVPNHLALDNEWLPEHPEYFIPVSKAEQSQDPRSGFEYICGTYLAYGKDPYYDPWTDTLQLNYARKETREMMTENLFKISTLCDAVRCDMAMLILKSVFNTTWSNLGGAMKEEFWYNAITAVKRRHPDFIFLAESYWNKEWELQQQGFDFTYDKPFYDYISSSPVNVEKLDGHMQAHWEYQRHLCRFLENHDEPRAADKIGLNNKAAALVLLTAPGMHLVHQDQMDGFRQKIPVQLIRQAPEPDNIDLSVLYQKLFTLQKKKVFQEGEVEQLEMHSANKSNCLGFHRFTANEHAFVLANFSATGIAIEFEHPSIDHIAIERLTLQSTLADKKISDIHCAENVTRVNLSPHEGIVITC; this is encoded by the coding sequence ATGTTTCCTCTTGTTTACGAAATCAATACAAGAATCTGGCTACAAAAACTGAGCAGAGAGCATAACCGGCCTGTAACGCTTGGGAATATACCGGACTCAGCATTCAACTTCTTTACAAGCTGCAATTTTGACATGGTATGGCTGATGGGTGTATGGAAGCCAAGTCAGTACAGCAAGGCAATTGCAACAGCACACCCCGGTCTTCGAAGCTCGTTCCTTGAGCACATTGCTCTCATTGAGCCTGGCGATATTGCATCATCACCCTATTCCATTCCTTCATACACCGTCAATGACGCTCTGGGAGGAGAAGAGGAGCTGATTGTATTCCGCGAAAAACTTCGTGATTACGGCATCAAGCTTATGCTTGATTATGTGCCAAACCACCTTGCACTCGACAATGAATGGCTCCCGGAACACCCGGAATACTTTATTCCTGTATCCAAAGCTGAACAGAGCCAGGATCCCCGATCCGGTTTTGAATATATATGCGGAACATATCTGGCTTACGGCAAAGACCCTTATTACGACCCTTGGACAGACACACTTCAGCTCAACTATGCAAGAAAAGAGACCCGGGAAATGATGACGGAAAATCTTTTCAAAATCAGCACACTCTGTGATGCCGTCAGATGCGATATGGCCATGCTGATTCTGAAAAGTGTTTTTAATACCACCTGGAGCAACCTCGGTGGCGCCATGAAGGAGGAGTTCTGGTACAACGCAATCACTGCGGTCAAGCGCCGTCATCCCGACTTTATATTTCTTGCCGAATCTTACTGGAACAAGGAGTGGGAACTGCAGCAGCAAGGTTTTGACTTCACCTACGACAAACCCTTTTATGACTATATCAGCAGCTCCCCCGTCAATGTTGAAAAGCTTGATGGACACATGCAGGCACATTGGGAGTACCAGCGCCATCTCTGCCGCTTCCTTGAAAACCATGACGAACCAAGAGCTGCCGATAAAATCGGTCTCAACAACAAAGCTGCCGCTCTGGTGCTGCTGACTGCTCCGGGAATGCATCTTGTCCACCAGGATCAGATGGATGGCTTCCGGCAGAAAATTCCGGTTCAACTTATCCGGCAGGCTCCCGAACCTGATAACATCGACCTCTCTGTGCTCTATCAAAAGCTTTTTACGCTTCAGAAAAAAAAGGTATTTCAGGAAGGAGAAGTTGAGCAGCTTGAAATGCACAGTGCCAACAAATCAAACTGTCTGGGATTTCACCGTTTTACCGCCAATGAACACGCCTTTGTTCTGGCCAATTTCAGTGCAACCGGAATTGCCATAGAGTTCGAACATCCCTCGATTGATCATATCGCCATTGAAAGGCTGACCCTCCAAAGCACACTTGCTGACAAAAAAATCAGCGATATTCATTGTGCAGAGAACGTTACACGGGTCAATCTCTCTCCTCACGAAGGAATTGTCATCACCTGCTGA
- the dxs gene encoding 1-deoxy-D-xylulose-5-phosphate synthase, with protein MPDSLPVTISQQMTLLSAIRSTDDLKKLTIAELQTLADECRKEVIKIVSLNGGHFASSLGVVELTVALHHVYSTPHDKIIWDVGHQAYVHKILTERRERMQTNRQFGGLAGFPKRSESAHDAFGVGHASTSISAAAGIAVASDLAGGDEKVIAVIGDGSMTGGMAFEAMNHLGDLKSDVLVILNDNQMAISSNTGALRHHLVNISLNKTYNRARKLVWKSLSLLNNGLGDKAKKAVRKIEDGVKAALTPGAFFEALGLRYFGPIDGHNMEQLVKALKEMQTLPNPKLLHVITTKGKGFKPAEENQSKWHAHNGGFDTTTGKLLKTADTSLPPKYQEVFGEALVELALKDSTITAITAAMPSGTSLDLFQNAIPNRFYDVGIAEAHAVTFAAGLATQGFKPVFAVYSTFLQRAYDQLIHDVALQNLHVVFAIDRAGLVGEDGPTHHGAFDLSWLHAVPGLVIMAPADEQELRDMLYTALYEVKGPVAIRYPRGNGTGITLHKKFTSLPIGKAVMAREGSGLALLCMGTMTGKALEVATILEKEEINATVVNMRFLKPLDTEVIEELASRSTHFVVLEENSAIGGLGSAVIDHINSKGLNRPVLKIALPDAFVTHGNMNALYKEIGFDTPTMTEKIRQFYKEGQK; from the coding sequence ATGCCAGATTCCCTCCCGGTCACCATTTCCCAGCAGATGACTCTTCTTTCTGCAATCCGTTCGACTGACGATCTTAAAAAGTTAACCATCGCTGAGCTCCAGACGCTGGCAGATGAGTGCCGTAAAGAGGTCATCAAAATTGTCTCCCTCAATGGCGGCCATTTTGCATCAAGCCTTGGCGTTGTTGAGCTGACCGTGGCGCTGCATCATGTCTACAGCACTCCGCACGATAAAATCATCTGGGATGTCGGACACCAGGCTTACGTGCATAAAATCCTGACAGAAAGAAGAGAGCGGATGCAGACCAACCGGCAATTCGGAGGGTTGGCAGGTTTTCCAAAAAGATCGGAAAGTGCTCACGATGCCTTCGGAGTCGGTCACGCCTCAACCTCGATTTCCGCTGCCGCAGGAATCGCTGTGGCGAGTGATCTCGCGGGCGGCGATGAAAAGGTTATCGCGGTCATAGGAGACGGCAGCATGACCGGCGGCATGGCCTTCGAAGCGATGAACCATCTCGGAGACCTGAAAAGTGATGTGCTTGTCATTCTCAACGACAATCAGATGGCCATTTCCTCCAATACCGGTGCATTAAGGCACCATCTTGTCAACATAAGCCTGAACAAAACCTACAACAGAGCTCGAAAATTGGTCTGGAAATCACTTTCGCTCCTCAACAACGGACTGGGAGACAAGGCAAAAAAGGCCGTTCGTAAAATTGAGGACGGAGTCAAGGCTGCATTGACGCCCGGTGCATTTTTTGAGGCCCTTGGATTGAGATATTTTGGCCCGATTGATGGCCACAACATGGAACAACTCGTCAAGGCGCTCAAAGAGATGCAGACGCTTCCCAACCCCAAGCTGCTGCATGTGATCACGACAAAAGGTAAAGGGTTCAAGCCGGCAGAGGAAAACCAGAGCAAGTGGCACGCACACAATGGCGGGTTCGATACGACAACCGGCAAATTGCTCAAAACCGCTGATACTTCGCTTCCCCCGAAATATCAGGAGGTATTTGGCGAGGCACTGGTTGAGCTGGCCCTGAAAGACTCCACAATAACTGCTATTACTGCCGCCATGCCAAGCGGAACATCGCTCGACCTCTTCCAGAACGCCATCCCGAATCGTTTTTATGATGTCGGCATCGCCGAAGCACACGCGGTCACCTTTGCTGCGGGACTTGCCACACAAGGGTTCAAACCCGTCTTTGCCGTTTACTCAACCTTTCTGCAGCGTGCCTATGACCAGTTGATTCATGATGTGGCGCTTCAGAACCTGCACGTCGTTTTTGCCATTGACCGTGCAGGACTTGTCGGCGAAGATGGCCCGACCCATCACGGGGCATTCGATCTCTCCTGGCTTCATGCCGTACCGGGTCTTGTCATTATGGCTCCTGCGGATGAGCAAGAGCTGCGCGACATGCTCTATACCGCCCTCTATGAGGTGAAAGGCCCGGTTGCCATCCGTTATCCGAGAGGCAATGGAACGGGCATAACCCTCCACAAAAAATTCACCTCTTTGCCCATCGGCAAGGCCGTTATGGCGAGGGAGGGAAGCGGACTTGCACTGCTCTGCATGGGAACCATGACGGGAAAAGCCCTTGAAGTGGCCACCATACTGGAAAAAGAGGAGATCAATGCCACCGTCGTCAACATGCGCTTCCTCAAACCGCTCGACACCGAAGTGATCGAGGAACTGGCCTCCCGATCAACCCATTTTGTTGTTCTCGAGGAAAACAGCGCTATCGGTGGACTCGGCAGCGCCGTTATCGACCACATCAATAGCAAAGGGCTCAACCGCCCGGTACTGAAAATCGCCCTTCCCGATGCATTCGTAACGCATGGCAACATGAACGCCCTCTACAAGGAGATCGGCTTCGACACCCCAACCATGACGGAAAAAATCAGGCAGTTTTATAAAGAGGGCCAGAAATGA
- a CDS encoding RES family NAD+ phosphorylase: protein MDHLFTRLAVADIHHDLLRNIVSLNESENPFDDLSSNTEEWVLARQVESDTRPLPYHSHTPEIHRPFEEALWLNAIHWQFKYRQTSRFSDGSFGVWYGSDTLQTSVHESAYHWFRGLLCDAGFEHEEVTIERTLYAVACDAILLDFRSAADNYPNLLHKTDYTFTQAIGTRIHREGHPGLLTFSARHQGGINYGVLNPNVLSNPRQQSQLSYRLHGQSITVEEKSGVPCMEITIDAF, encoded by the coding sequence ATGGATCACCTATTCACCCGTCTCGCGGTAGCCGATATTCATCACGACTTGCTGCGCAATATTGTATCCCTGAATGAATCAGAGAATCCTTTCGACGACCTGAGCAGCAACACGGAGGAGTGGGTTCTGGCTCGTCAGGTAGAATCCGACACCAGACCGCTGCCTTATCATTCGCACACTCCTGAGATCCATCGCCCCTTTGAAGAGGCCCTGTGGCTCAATGCTATACACTGGCAATTTAAATACCGGCAGACAAGCCGATTCTCTGATGGATCATTCGGAGTCTGGTATGGCAGCGATACGCTCCAGACATCAGTCCATGAATCGGCTTACCACTGGTTTCGGGGCTTACTCTGCGATGCCGGCTTTGAGCATGAAGAGGTTACCATTGAGCGCACACTCTACGCTGTGGCGTGCGATGCGATACTGCTTGATTTTCGCTCTGCCGCTGACAACTATCCAAATCTCCTTCATAAAACTGATTACACCTTCACCCAAGCTATCGGAACGAGAATTCACCGGGAAGGCCATCCCGGCCTGCTCACCTTCTCCGCTCGACACCAGGGAGGAATAAATTATGGCGTTCTGAACCCCAATGTTCTCTCCAATCCACGGCAGCAGAGCCAACTGAGCTATCGCCTTCATGGGCAAAGCATCACGGTAGAGGAAAAATCTGGAGTTCCCTGCATGGAAATCACGATTGATGCTTTCTGA
- a CDS encoding type II toxin-antitoxin system HipA family toxin: MYHPVKLIEVRAWEKTVGAISLDSGTGYYVFEYAPSWQVGGIELAPMTMPVKESIHIFPLLPEATFRRLPAMLADAIPDDFGNALIDAYLAKAGMQKEAITPLDRLAYMGKRGMGALEFRPVRGPRHTKATAVEISKLVISSREALSGTIDGDRDTQAAIMNLIQVGTSAGGARAKAVIAWNPETKEIRSGQLPADPGFEQWLLKLDGVGEGEDLSTGKGYGRIEYAYYLMARAAGITISESRLLEENGRAHFMTRRFDRSNGTKLHLQTLCAMQHLDYRQRATHDYSQYFQTIKALNLPLHELAEAYRRMIFNVLAANCDDHTKNHSFLMEKTGEWHLAPAYDLTHSFNPNGEWTYQHLMSVNGKFRNMNRSDFHAVGDRFLVPDYKGIISSVSAAIKRWPEFAEAAGLPMREAERIQNDFIPSAERG, from the coding sequence ATGTACCACCCCGTCAAGCTCATCGAAGTCCGTGCCTGGGAGAAAACTGTTGGCGCCATTTCGCTTGATTCCGGAACCGGTTACTACGTTTTTGAATACGCACCCTCATGGCAGGTCGGAGGCATTGAGCTGGCACCGATGACCATGCCGGTAAAAGAGAGCATTCACATATTCCCGCTCCTTCCTGAAGCAACATTCCGGCGACTTCCAGCCATGCTGGCCGACGCCATTCCGGACGATTTCGGTAATGCCCTGATTGATGCTTATTTGGCAAAAGCCGGTATGCAAAAAGAGGCCATTACCCCCCTCGACCGTCTGGCATACATGGGCAAACGCGGCATGGGCGCACTCGAATTCAGGCCGGTTCGGGGCCCGCGCCATACCAAAGCCACCGCCGTTGAAATCTCAAAACTGGTTATCAGCTCCAGAGAGGCGCTTTCGGGCACCATTGATGGCGACAGGGATACGCAAGCGGCCATCATGAACCTCATTCAGGTCGGAACATCCGCAGGCGGAGCACGTGCCAAGGCGGTCATTGCCTGGAATCCCGAAACCAAAGAGATTCGCTCAGGGCAACTGCCTGCAGATCCCGGTTTTGAACAGTGGCTGCTCAAGCTTGACGGTGTTGGGGAAGGGGAGGATCTCAGCACAGGAAAAGGGTACGGGCGCATTGAATACGCATACTACCTGATGGCCCGTGCTGCCGGAATAACCATATCAGAATCCCGATTACTCGAAGAGAATGGCCGTGCCCACTTCATGACACGCCGTTTTGACCGTTCAAACGGCACAAAGCTGCATCTCCAGACACTCTGCGCCATGCAGCACCTCGACTACCGGCAGCGGGCCACCCACGATTACAGCCAATATTTTCAGACCATCAAAGCACTCAATCTGCCCTTGCACGAATTGGCCGAGGCATATCGCCGCATGATCTTTAACGTCCTTGCCGCAAATTGCGATGACCATACAAAAAACCACTCCTTCCTCATGGAGAAAACCGGAGAGTGGCATCTCGCACCAGCGTACGACCTGACCCACTCCTTCAACCCCAACGGAGAGTGGACATATCAGCACCTGATGTCGGTCAACGGCAAATTCCGCAACATGAACCGCAGCGATTTCCATGCCGTCGGCGACCGCTTTCTGGTACCCGATTACAAAGGAATAATCAGTAGTGTGAGTGCCGCCATAAAACGCTGGCCCGAATTTGCTGAAGCAGCAGGGTTGCCGATGAGAGAGGCTGAGCGGATTCAGAACGACTTTATTCCATCGGCTGAGCGGGGGTGA
- a CDS encoding helix-turn-helix domain-containing protein, giving the protein MASDINSFSSDEWELLVGDQFRALRIRADLEQTELATLASISVGALKNLEGGKGSSLKTIIKVSRVLGRTDWLNALAPTVSVSPMQLLKGQRKDRVRKKVSRSRKPKTE; this is encoded by the coding sequence ATGGCTTCAGATATAAACTCCTTTTCATCAGATGAATGGGAACTTCTCGTCGGAGATCAGTTCCGGGCCCTGCGTATCCGGGCTGATCTGGAACAGACCGAACTTGCTACCCTCGCATCCATCAGTGTTGGTGCGCTGAAAAATCTTGAAGGGGGCAAAGGTTCATCACTCAAAACAATCATCAAGGTTTCGAGAGTTCTTGGTCGAACTGACTGGCTGAACGCTTTGGCGCCAACGGTTTCAGTAAGCCCTATGCAACTCTTGAAAGGGCAACGCAAGGATAGGGTACGAAAAAAGGTTTCCCGCTCCCGCAAACCGAAAACGGAGTAA
- a CDS encoding MbcA/ParS/Xre antitoxin family protein, which translates to MNTVLERQIITSKDRGALAKMVMTLFDHWKLTTEDQALLLGLAPANRAALTRYRKGEAIGTSRDQYERVGHLLAIHKNLRMLFPKNRDLAYRWISTRNKAFDNLTPVEVIKEWGFAGLLMVRFYLDRATSEM; encoded by the coding sequence ATGAACACGGTACTTGAGCGCCAGATCATCACGTCGAAAGATCGTGGAGCATTAGCCAAAATGGTGATGACGCTTTTCGACCACTGGAAGCTGACAACGGAAGATCAGGCCCTGCTTTTAGGGCTTGCGCCAGCCAACAGAGCCGCCTTGACTCGCTATCGCAAAGGCGAAGCAATCGGAACCAGTCGTGATCAGTATGAACGGGTCGGTCATTTGCTGGCCATCCACAAGAATCTGCGTATGCTTTTTCCGAAAAACCGCGATCTTGCCTATCGCTGGATCTCCACACGGAACAAAGCATTCGATAACCTCACCCCGGTAGAGGTCATCAAAGAGTGGGGTTTTGCCGGTCTTTTGATGGTGCGATTCTATCTTGACCGCGCCACAAGCGAAATGTAA
- a CDS encoding phosphatidylglycerophosphatase A family protein, whose translation MKLLTAKILSTCFGIGFFPVAPGTFTSVVAVFCYYFLPALHNPLLLFSLVLLCSGVGIWAGGVMEEQYGNDPSIVTIDELAGQWLALVALPEGALPLLLSLAFFRLFDIAKPGPVDALQRLPGGWGIMLDDLLAGLFANLSVRALLLLLSLFHFWPSL comes from the coding sequence ATGAAGCTCCTCACTGCCAAAATTCTCTCGACCTGTTTCGGAATTGGCTTTTTTCCGGTAGCGCCTGGGACTTTTACGAGTGTTGTGGCCGTTTTCTGCTATTATTTTCTTCCGGCACTGCACAATCCGTTGCTCTTGTTCTCCCTTGTTCTGCTCTGCAGTGGCGTTGGCATATGGGCTGGCGGAGTGATGGAGGAGCAGTATGGAAACGATCCATCAATTGTTACGATTGACGAGCTTGCCGGTCAGTGGCTGGCGCTTGTTGCCCTGCCGGAAGGGGCGCTGCCCCTTCTGCTCTCGCTGGCGTTCTTCCGTCTTTTTGATATCGCTAAACCGGGGCCAGTCGACGCTCTCCAGCGCTTGCCGGGTGGGTGGGGGATCATGCTCGATGATCTGCTTGCCGGTTTATTTGCCAATCTTTCCGTACGGGCTCTGCTTTTGCTTCTCTCTCTTTTTCATTTCTGGCCCTCTTTATAA
- the pgsA gene encoding CDP-diacylglycerol--glycerol-3-phosphate 3-phosphatidyltransferase, with protein MKEEYQTYFTVPNQLTALRILLVPVFVVLLLQVDPWFKLFGVLVFAVASLTDIYDGYHARKYGVETRLGAFLDPLADKLLITAAFLLYVWMGYLVLWMVVLVVVRDVVITALRIYAEYKNKPVVTSVEAKYKTVVQNVFVYAIMVLMLMKESAFSGKSVAVMINGFLGSGYLDFVMLAVTVFTVYTGISYLVSNWKIYFQKPLQE; from the coding sequence TTGAAAGAAGAGTACCAAACATATTTCACTGTACCCAACCAGTTGACTGCCTTGAGAATTTTGCTGGTTCCGGTTTTTGTGGTGCTGCTGCTGCAGGTTGATCCCTGGTTCAAACTGTTCGGTGTGCTTGTTTTTGCCGTAGCCTCCCTGACTGATATCTATGATGGTTATCATGCAAGGAAATACGGTGTTGAAACCCGTCTCGGCGCTTTTCTTGATCCTCTTGCCGATAAATTGCTGATCACTGCAGCTTTTCTTCTCTATGTCTGGATGGGTTATCTTGTTCTCTGGATGGTCGTTCTGGTTGTAGTTCGTGATGTTGTCATCACAGCGTTGAGAATTTATGCTGAATATAAAAACAAACCTGTTGTGACGAGCGTGGAGGCAAAGTACAAAACGGTGGTACAGAATGTTTTTGTCTATGCGATCATGGTGCTGATGTTGATGAAAGAGTCCGCTTTTTCCGGCAAGAGTGTTGCTGTGATGATTAATGGTTTTCTTGGTTCCGGCTATCTTGATTTCGTCATGCTTGCTGTAACCGTTTTTACTGTTTATACAGGCATATCCTATCTGGTGAGTAACTGGAAAATATATTTTCAGAAGCCACTCCAGGAGTGA
- a CDS encoding secondary thiamine-phosphate synthase enzyme YjbQ, with amino-acid sequence MRIITHTIRIQTTKPVEIIDITPEVTTALVSSGLQQGQVTIISQHTTAFININEKEERLLEDMETWLKRLVPKDGNYLHNLNPIDGRHNAHSHLLGLFMNSSETIPFSDGKLLLGEWQSLFFVELDGARKERKVLVQISGI; translated from the coding sequence ATGCGCATCATTACGCACACGATCAGGATACAAACCACAAAGCCCGTTGAAATCATCGACATAACCCCGGAAGTAACAACAGCTCTTGTATCATCAGGGCTGCAGCAGGGGCAGGTAACCATCATTAGCCAGCATACCACGGCCTTTATCAATATCAACGAAAAAGAGGAGCGACTCCTTGAAGATATGGAGACCTGGCTCAAGCGTCTGGTACCGAAAGATGGAAACTATCTCCACAATCTCAACCCGATTGATGGCCGCCACAATGCGCACTCCCACCTTCTCGGCCTCTTTATGAACAGCTCTGAAACCATTCCCTTCTCGGATGGAAAGTTGCTCCTCGGAGAGTGGCAGTCACTCTTCTTCGTTGAGCTTGACGGAGCACGCAAAGAGAGAAAGGTGCTCGTTCAGATATCAGGCATATAA